In Rissa tridactyla isolate bRisTri1 chromosome 2, bRisTri1.patW.cur.20221130, whole genome shotgun sequence, a single window of DNA contains:
- the JMJD4 gene encoding 2-oxoglutarate and iron-dependent oxygenase JMJD4 isoform X2: MDRATFACSTAFFRDYNSSSQGAFCLPGGHVDFIEKVESFTYSDFFRDYLIPNHPCIFSAKFTEDWGSRRNWVTWDGKPNFDHLLQKFGEAVVPVANCDVKEYNSNPKEQLPFKEYIKYWKEYIKNGYRSSRGCLYLKDWHLSRTPFHADVFRSYSWSANICGRKKWLLYPAGQEEYLKDCHGNLPFDVTAPNLQDRSVYPRYNQSQPPVEIVQEAGEIVFIPSGWHHQVYNLEDTISINHNWVNGCNVAIMWCFLQDELAAVQREINEWKDPIDDWHLQCQLIMKSCTGIDYKEFYNFLKVIAENRISVLENGLDDEASAKNTPKAAISTLGMLHAVFDLKRTVKVLTSLSANEDFKKLDLTSLSPPPEALLHHLKAAIDTALL; encoded by the exons ATGGACAGGGCAACATTCGCCTGTTCCACTGCCTTTTTTCGTGACTACAACAGTTCATCTCAGGGCGCATTCTGCCTCCCAGGAGGACACGTTGACTTTATTGAAAAAGTAGAATCATTCACTTACTCAGACTTTTTCCGGGATTATTTGATTCCCAACCATCCCTGTATTTTCTCAGCTAAATTCACTGAAGactggggcagcaggagaaatTGGGTTACTTGGGATGGAAAGCCTAACTTTGATCATCTGCTGCAGAAGTTTG GAGAGGCTGTAGTACCTGTTGCCAACTGTGACGTCAAGGAGTACAATTCCAACCCGAAGGAGCAGCTTCCCTTCAAGGAGTATATAAAGTACTGGAAAGAGTACATTAAAAATGGCTACCGTTCATCCCGAGGGTGTCTTTATCTAAAGGACTGGCACCTGAGCAG GACTCCGTTCCATGCCGATGTCTTCCGTTCTTATAGCTGGTCAGCCAATATATGCGGGAGAAAGAAATGGTTGTTGTACCCTGCAGGACAGGAGGAATACCTCAAAGACTGCCATGGCAACTTGCCCTTCGACGTGACTGCACCTAATCTTCAGGACAGGAGTGTTTACCCTCGCTACAACCAAAGTCAACCCCCTGTTGAAATTGTGCAGGAAGCAGGGGAGATAGTCTTCATCCCCAGTGGATGGCATCATCAAGTTTACAATCTG GAGGATACCATTTCCATTAACCACAACTGGGTGAATGGCTGCAATGTGGCTATAATGTGGTGCTTCCTGCAGGATGAATTAGCAGCTGTCCAACGGGAAATCAATGAATGGAAGGACCCTATAGACGATTGGCACCTACAATGCCAG ttgATCATGAAGTCTTGCACAGGTATAGACTACAAGGAGTTCTACAACTTCCTCAAAGTTATTGCAGAGAACAGGATTTCTGTCTTGGAAAATGGCCTCGATGACGAAGCTTCGGCAAAGAACACTCCCAAAGCTGCCATTTCCACCTTGGGCATGCTCCATGCAGTGTTTGATTTAAAGAGGACTGTGAAGGTGTTAACATCATTGAGTGCTAATGAAGATTTCAAGAAACTAGACCTGACGTCACTTTCTCCACCTCCGGAGGCATTACTCCACCACTTGAAAGCAGCAATAGATACAGCGCTACTCTAA
- the JMJD4 gene encoding 2-oxoglutarate and iron-dependent oxygenase JMJD4 isoform X1, protein MDRATFACSTAFFRDYNSSSQGAFCLPGGHVDFIEKVESFTYSDFFRDYLIPNHPCIFSAKFTEDWGSRRNWVTWDGKPNFDHLLQKFGEAVVPVANCDVKEYNSNPKEQLPFKEYIKYWKEYIKNGYRSSRGCLYLKDWHLSRAFPEQDVYTTPVYFSSDWLNEYWDAIAVDDYRFVYMGPKGSWTPFHADVFRSYSWSANICGRKKWLLYPAGQEEYLKDCHGNLPFDVTAPNLQDRSVYPRYNQSQPPVEIVQEAGEIVFIPSGWHHQVYNLEDTISINHNWVNGCNVAIMWCFLQDELAAVQREINEWKDPIDDWHLQCQLIMKSCTGIDYKEFYNFLKVIAENRISVLENGLDDEASAKNTPKAAISTLGMLHAVFDLKRTVKVLTSLSANEDFKKLDLTSLSPPPEALLHHLKAAIDTALL, encoded by the exons ATGGACAGGGCAACATTCGCCTGTTCCACTGCCTTTTTTCGTGACTACAACAGTTCATCTCAGGGCGCATTCTGCCTCCCAGGAGGACACGTTGACTTTATTGAAAAAGTAGAATCATTCACTTACTCAGACTTTTTCCGGGATTATTTGATTCCCAACCATCCCTGTATTTTCTCAGCTAAATTCACTGAAGactggggcagcaggagaaatTGGGTTACTTGGGATGGAAAGCCTAACTTTGATCATCTGCTGCAGAAGTTTG GAGAGGCTGTAGTACCTGTTGCCAACTGTGACGTCAAGGAGTACAATTCCAACCCGAAGGAGCAGCTTCCCTTCAAGGAGTATATAAAGTACTGGAAAGAGTACATTAAAAATGGCTACCGTTCATCCCGAGGGTGTCTTTATCTAAAGGACTGGCACCTGAGCAG AGCTTTCCCTGAGCAAGATGTTTATACAACCCCTGTGTATTTCTCATCCGACTGGCTGAATGAATACTGGGATGCTATAGCTGTGGATGATTACCGGTTTGTCTACATGGGACCTAAAGGTTCATG GACTCCGTTCCATGCCGATGTCTTCCGTTCTTATAGCTGGTCAGCCAATATATGCGGGAGAAAGAAATGGTTGTTGTACCCTGCAGGACAGGAGGAATACCTCAAAGACTGCCATGGCAACTTGCCCTTCGACGTGACTGCACCTAATCTTCAGGACAGGAGTGTTTACCCTCGCTACAACCAAAGTCAACCCCCTGTTGAAATTGTGCAGGAAGCAGGGGAGATAGTCTTCATCCCCAGTGGATGGCATCATCAAGTTTACAATCTG GAGGATACCATTTCCATTAACCACAACTGGGTGAATGGCTGCAATGTGGCTATAATGTGGTGCTTCCTGCAGGATGAATTAGCAGCTGTCCAACGGGAAATCAATGAATGGAAGGACCCTATAGACGATTGGCACCTACAATGCCAG ttgATCATGAAGTCTTGCACAGGTATAGACTACAAGGAGTTCTACAACTTCCTCAAAGTTATTGCAGAGAACAGGATTTCTGTCTTGGAAAATGGCCTCGATGACGAAGCTTCGGCAAAGAACACTCCCAAAGCTGCCATTTCCACCTTGGGCATGCTCCATGCAGTGTTTGATTTAAAGAGGACTGTGAAGGTGTTAACATCATTGAGTGCTAATGAAGATTTCAAGAAACTAGACCTGACGTCACTTTCTCCACCTCCGGAGGCATTACTCCACCACTTGAAAGCAGCAATAGATACAGCGCTACTCTAA